Proteins encoded by one window of Dioscorea cayenensis subsp. rotundata cultivar TDr96_F1 chromosome 20, TDr96_F1_v2_PseudoChromosome.rev07_lg8_w22 25.fasta, whole genome shotgun sequence:
- the LOC120251272 gene encoding protein SUPPRESSOR OF PHYA-105 1-like, with amino-acid sequence MEGATDLNESLENAACPPHMKRKENDQPPQQPENCNVALENPTPIISTEAGWAEQLSMETLAGEEVNTSQSGSEALCTNPRLPDNPGMMVEELTLNNYKSSHLAMGGCSSSGDSSRKGFWQNFRNIAGGSRDAACRESLVMGDVVDTNCLFTPQFWAPRPQPFLQSDNYHSKVSDHKSESEHNVASANARFPSGVRTKILSSSGFPQFQVKSNLKGKGVAYKHQGIPDSPGSVIQDNNEKQAGNLEKASDTLQKPITKPDDASLLRGGRLGTPCLQNDGINLREWLKVRRQKLNKAEMLHIFKQILELVDISHSQGQYLQHLRPSYFTILPSNQVKYVGSFRSNCQTELPSDPVDQDVHYLENNLKRKRFSEQAMDKREVSPKYLRQSKHSYIAMQQYSVGAFGGASKGDHVRGSDAGSFRPGNSGCDFREQIKFGELYKSQTMPSNPTVSSGGLCKSISEIVKLEDRWYASPEELNKNTSAFASNIYSLGVLLFELFCFFESWEAHSSAMSDLLHRILPPNFLSESPKEAGFCLWLLHPEPSLRPKSRDILLSDLISEGRDLSSLDHSSASIDEEDAEAELLLHFLLVLKEQKEKKAEKLVSDVGCLTSDIEEVERRQLARLTPLAVAGNPQANVGDNLDVHPWEGPNLETSSSLRMPSMGAERLMRNMDQLENAYFSIRANVELPVTNVTTRADTDVLKIRDKWGRFQNDDDMLNPGRESSDRLGAFFDGLCKYARYSKFEVRGCLRNIDILNSANVICSLSFDRDEDFFAAAGVSKKIKIFELDALLNDNVDIHYPVIEMSSRSKLSCVCWNSYIKNYLASTDYEGVIQLWDASTGQGFTQYVEHQKRAWSVDFSPVDPTKLASGSDDCSVKLWSINEKNCINTIRNVANVCCVQFSSHSSHLLAFGSADYKIYCYDLRNTRIPWCTLDGHGKAVSYVKFVDPETLVSASTDNSLKLWDLNKTNATGLSASACTMSLTGHVNEKNFVGLSVCDGYIACGSESNEVYSYYKTLPMPVTSHKFGSIDPITGQETGDDNGQFVSSVCWRGKSSMVVAANSSGSIKLLQMV; translated from the exons ATGGAAGGGGCTACTGATTTGAATGAGAGTTTAGAGAACGCGGCTTGTCCTCCtcacatgaaaagaaaagagaatgaTCAGCCCCCACAGCAACCAGAGAACTGCAATGTGGCATTGGAAAATCCCACTCCAATTATCTCTACAGAAGCTGGTTGGGCTGAGCAATTATCTATGGAGACTTTAGCAGGAGAGGAAGTAAATACAAGTCAATCAGGGTCGGAAGCTTTATGCACAAATCCTCGGTTGCCAGACAATCCTGGAATGATGGTGGAAGAGTTGACACTTAATAATTACAAGAGTTCTCATCTAGCTATGGGGGGTTGCTCGAGCAGTGGAGATTCTTCTAGGAAAGGTTTTTGGCAAAATTTTAGGAACATTGCAGGTGGATCGAGAGATGCCGCATGCAGGGAATCATTGGTGATGGGTGATGTAGTAGACACCAATTGTTTGTTTACACCCCAGTTTTGGGCACCTAGGCCCCAGCCATTTCTACAGTCAGATAATTATCATTCCAAGGTCTCTGATCACAAATCTGAGAGTGAACATAATGTTGCTTCAGCTAATGCAAGATTTCCCAGTGGAGTTCGGACAAAGATCCTATCTTCCTCTGGGTTTCCGCAGTTTCAAGTGAAAAGTAATTTGAAGGGGAAAGGAGTTGCATATAAACATCAAGGAATACCTGACAGTCCTGGGAGTGTGATTCAGGATAACAATGAAAAGCAGGCTGGCAATTTGGAGAAAGCTTCTGATACTTTGCAAAAGCCTATTACAAAACCAGATGATGCATCCCTACTTCGTGGTGGACGTCTTGGGACTCCTTGTTTGCAGAATGATGGGATTAACTTGAGGGAATGGCTTAAAGTCAGACGACAGAAGTTAAATAAGGCTGAGATGTTGCATATATTTAAGCAGATTTTGGAGCTTGTAGATATCTCGCATTCCCAAGGCCAATACTTGCAACATCTGCGACCATCTTACTTTACAATATTGCCTTCAAATCAAGTTAAATATGTCGGCTCTTTTCGTTCCAATTGTCAGACGGAGCTCCCATCAGATCCAGTTGATCAAGATGTGCACTACTTGGAAAATAATTTGAAGAGGAAAAGATTCTCAGAACAGGCTATGGATAAGCGTGAAGTATCACCAAAATATCTCAGACAAAGCAAGCACAGCTATATTGCTATGCAACAGTACTCTGTTGGGGCCTTTGGGGGTGCTTCAAAAGGTGATCATGTTCGAGGAAGTGATGCTGGTTCCTTTAGACCAGGCAATTCTGGGTGTGATTTTAGAGAACAAATCAAGTTTGGTGAATTATACAAATCTCAAACTATGCCTTCCAATCCAACTGTGTCCAGTGGAGGTCTTTGTAAGTCAATTTCAGAAATTGTGAAACTGGAGGATAGGTGGTACGCAAGTCCTGAGGAACTGAACAAGAACACATCTGCGTTTGCTTCAAATATCTACAGTCTTGGGGTTCTCCTTTTCGAG ctcttttgtttttttgaatcatGGGAAGCACATTCTTCTGCAATGTCAGATCTTCTTCATCGGATTCTCCCTCCAAATTTTCTGTCAGAAAGTCCCAAGGAGGCTGGTTTTTGTCTCTGGTTGCTCCATCCTGAGCCCTCTTTACGGCCCAAGTCAAG GGATATCCTCCTTTCTGATCTTATTTCTGAAGGAAGAGATTTGTCATCTCTTGATCATTCATCAGCATCAATTGATGAAGAGGATGCAGAAGCTGAACTTTTGTTACATTTTCTTCTAGTTTTGAaagagcaaaaagaaaaaaaagctgaaaaattaGTTTCAGATGTTGGGTGCTTGACTTCAGACATTGAAGAAGTTGAAAGAAGGCAACTAGCAAGACTCACACCACTTGCTGTTGCTGGAAATCCTCAGGCTAATGTTGGTGATAATCTGGATGTACATCCTTGGGAAGGACCAAATTTGGAGACATCGTCTAGTTTGCGTATGCCAAGCATGGGTGCAGAAAGATTAATGAGGAATATGGATCAACTTGAAAATGCATACTTCTCAATAAGGGCCAATGTGGAGCTTCCTGTGACGAATGTTACAACACGTGCTGATACAGATGTTCTGAAAATCCGTGACAAGTGGGGCCGATTCCAAAATGATGATGACATGCTGAACCCTGGTCGAGAATCTTCTGACCGTCTTGGGGCCTTCTTTGATGGTTTGTGCAAGTATGCTAGATATAGTAAATTTGAAGTCCGTGGATGCTTGAGAAATATAGATATCCTCAATTCTGCAAATGTCATTTGCTCTTTGAGTTTCGACCGGGATGAGGATTTCTTTGCTGCTGCTGGTGTATCAAAGAAAATTAAGATCTTCGAGTTGGATGCCCTTCTTAATGACAATGTTGATATTCATTACCCGGTAATAGAGATGTCTAGTCGATCTAAGCTGAGCTGTGTGTGTTGGAATAGCTATATCAAAAACTATTTAGCTTCAACAGATTATGAAGGTGTCATTCAG TTATGGGATGCGAGCACCGGTCAAGGATTCACTCAGTACGTAGAACATCAGAAAAGGGCCTGGTCAGTTGATTTTTCACCGGTGGATCCAACTAAGCTGGCTAGTGGGAGTGATGATTGTTCTGTGAAACTGTGGAGCATTAATGAG AAAAACTGCATCAACACAATTAGGAATGTAGCGAATGTTTGCTGTGTCCAGTTTTCCTCACATTCATCCCATCTGCTGGCCTTTGGCTCGGCTGATTACAAAATATACTGCTATGATCTGAGGAATACAAGAATACCGTGGTGCACTTTGGATGGTCACGGTAAAGCTGTTAGCTATGTGAAGTTTGTTGACCCTGAAACTCTTGTTTCTGCATCAACTGACAATTCTCTGAAGCTTTGGGATCTTAACAAAACCAATGCCACCGGGCTCTCTGCCAGTGCTTGCACCATGAGCTTAACTGGTCATGTGAACGAGAAG AATTTTGTTGGTTTATCTGTTTGCGATGGCTACATAGCTTGTGGTTCAGAATCAAATGAA GTGTACTCTTATTATAAAACTCTTCCGATGCCAGTAACATCTCACAAATTTGGTTCTATTGACCCAATTACGGGGCAAGAGACTGGTGATGATAATGGGCAATTTGTTTCTAGTGTTTGTTGGAGAGGCAAGTCCAGCATGGTTGTTGCTGCTAACTCAAGTGGCAGCATCAAACTGTTGCAGATGGTTTGA